AAAAACAGACAATGGACTACGCAATTTATTTACAACTATTAGTGGTTTTAGCCGCCATATTTATCGGCGCAAAAGTGGGCGGAATCGGTTTAGGAATTTTCGGGATGATCGGGATGGCAATTCTGGTCTTCGTATTTGGCCTTGCGCCCGGAGAAGCCCCTATCGAAGTAATGTTAATGATTGTTGCGGTGATCACTGCAGCTTCCGCTCTGCAAGCCGCAGGTGGTTTAGATTATCTTGTTCAAGTCGCCGAAAAAATACTGCGGAAAAATCCGGCAGCTATTACTTTTTTGGGTCCTTTAGTATGTTACGTATTTACATTTTTGGCGGGTACCGGGCATATCGCCTATTCACTGTTGCCGATCATCTCTGAGATCGCAACCGACAGCAAGGTGCGCCCCGAGCGCCCGATGAGTATTTCGGTTATTGCCTCTCAACAGGCTATTACCGCAAGCCCCATTTCTGCAGCTACAGCCGCTTTATTAAGCACAAGTTTACTTGGCGGACAGGGTATCGAGATGATTGATATTCTGATGGTTTGTGTACCTGCCACAATAATTGGTGTTTTGGTTGGTGCTCTTGCGGTGAATTTTATCGGGGTAGACCTAGAAAAAGATCCTATCTATCTTAAAAGACTTCAGGAAGGCTTAATTCAAACAAAAGAACATAAAGCCAGTGTAGCAGAAAACAGCAGCACACGACCACTGATCGCGGTAATTCTTTTTCTGGTGGGTGTTTTCTCTGTCGTGATATTCGGTTCGTTCTCCGACCTTCGACCATCTTTCCTTATTGACGGCGAAATGCTAAAAATCACGATGCCGCAGATCATCGAAATCGTGATGATGTCCGCAGCAGGTTTAATTCTGGTATTTGCAAAAGCCGACGTGACCAAAGCCGTAAACGGAAGTATCTTCATTGCAGGCATGCAGGCCGTGATTGCTATTTTCGGAATCGCGTGGCTGGGTGATACCTTCTTTAACGGGAACCTCGCTTTCTTTAAAGACAATATCCAAAGCATCGTTACCACGTATCCTTTCCTCTTCGCATTTGCTCTTTTTGTGATGTCCATCTTATTGTTCAGCCAGGCTGCAACGGTTCGTACGCTTTATCCGCTGGGATTGGCTTTAGGGATTCCTCCGCTTGCATTGCTGGCAATGTTTCCGGCAGTTAACGGGTATTTTTTCCTACCCAACTATCCAACCGTAGTCGCAGCAATTAATTTCGACAGAACAGGCACAACTAGAATTGGTAAGTACGTCATCAATCACTCGTTCCAGATTCCGGGTATGGTATCCACAATTGTAGCGATAGCAGTGGGATATCTCATCATCAGTTTTATGTAAACATTTAAAAATAACATCATGAAGAAATATATATCAGT
This window of the Flavobacteriaceae bacterium 3519-10 genome carries:
- a CDS encoding Anaerobic C4-dicarboxylate transporter, which produces MDYAIYLQLLVVLAAIFIGAKVGGIGLGIFGMIGMAILVFVFGLAPGEAPIEVMLMIVAVITAASALQAAGGLDYLVQVAEKILRKNPAAITFLGPLVCYVFTFLAGTGHIAYSLLPIISEIATDSKVRPERPMSISVIASQQAITASPISAATAALLSTSLLGGQGIEMIDILMVCVPATIIGVLVGALAVNFIGVDLEKDPIYLKRLQEGLIQTKEHKASVAENSSTRPLIAVILFLVGVFSVVIFGSFSDLRPSFLIDGEMLKITMPQIIEIVMMSAAGLILVFAKADVTKAVNGSIFIAGMQAVIAIFGIAWLGDTFFNGNLAFFKDNIQSIVTTYPFLFAFALFVMSILLFSQAATVRTLYPLGLALGIPPLALLAMFPAVNGYFFLPNYPTVVAAINFDRTGTTRIGKYVINHSFQIPGMVSTIVAIAVGYLIISFM